ACGCCCAGCTCCAGCGCCTGCTCGGCGAAAAGATCGGCATCCGCCCAACGCTCGCTGCTGTCGACCACCTCCGAGAGCGCCTCGCTAACCACCCGCAGTTCGCACAGCCGCGGGTTGGCCGGGTCTGCCGACGACTCGCAGCAGACATAAAATCGCGGCTCGCGCTGACCATCGGCAACGAAAGCCAGAATGTAGCGATAGCGGCGCGCATCCGGGCTTTGGACCTCCGTCAGCAAGGTCGCGGAAAAATCACCAATCTGATAGCGCCCCTTGGGGATCGCGGTGGTAATGGTTGGTCGATCCTGCATCTGTCCCTCCTGAATCGAAAGCCGGTTGAGCCTGATTCACAATCGGCATTCGCAATCTGCATTCACAATCGTTGCTCACACGGGCTAGCCCAGCGCCGAATCAGCGCGTGCGCACATAGCGCATCACGGGCAAGATCAGATAACTCGCCAGCGCGGTGAATAGCGCCATTGCGACCACGACTCGTCCCGGCCAGAGCGCCTCCGGATAGCCGCGCCCGACCAAGGCCAGGGCCACCGCCATGATCGCCGCCAATGTGACCAGTGCAAGATGGATACTGCTCTCTGTCATGCCCCAGGACAAGCGCCGGGCCAGAGCCGCCCCCAGCCAGGCTGCCAGCAGACCGCCCGCCAAGCCTGCCGCCACATCCACTGGCCAATGCACGCCCAAGGCCACCCGGCTCAGGCCCGCAAGCAGCGCGAGCAGCAGGAACAACAGCCGCCACTCACCCCTGCGAGCGTAATAGATCAGCACGCCAAAAAAAACGGCAGCCGTCACACTATGCCCGGACGGGAAGCTGTGATGCCGGTGGCCAGGCCCGATCAGATTGAAGCTCCCTGCCTCCAGCACCCCCGGTGGGCGGAGCGCATCCACCAGCGGCTTAAGCCCGCTCGCATAGGCCGCACCGACCAGGGCCGCGCACATCAACGCCCAGAACACCCGTGGATGACGACGCGAGAAAAATAGCGCCAGCGTAAAGGCCAGATGCTCATCGCCCAAGAGGGTCAGGTTCTGCCACAGCCAGGACGGATAATCTCGCGTCCAGGTATTCACCGCGAGAAAACCGGTGTGATAGCCAGCGGAGAGAAACATCCCCATTGCCAGCAAGCCGAGCAACAGCGAGGCCAGCAGCAGCTCCCGGGCCGCAGCGGGATTGGACGGCGAATCGCGCTCCAGCCCGCGCGTCAGCGCGGCCTGGAGATCTCTGCGCAAAAAACCGAGCAGTCCTTCAGTCATGATCAGGCAAGTCTTTCACCCAAGTCTTTCACCATGGCATCAGCCATGATCAGGCACCACAGCTGGCGTTGATGGACGTCCGCCAACCCGCAACAAGGCAACAGCGCCACGTTGGTAAAGGGTCTCGAGCTGCTCTGGTGGATAAAGCTCATGCAGGCGCGCGAGTTTGTCGATGCGCAAAAACACCAGTTCGCC
Above is a genomic segment from Thiorhodovibrio litoralis containing:
- a CDS encoding phosphatase PAP2 family protein, encoding MTEGLLGFLRRDLQAALTRGLERDSPSNPAAARELLLASLLLGLLAMGMFLSAGYHTGFLAVNTWTRDYPSWLWQNLTLLGDEHLAFTLALFFSRRHPRVFWALMCAALVGAAYASGLKPLVDALRPPGVLEAGSFNLIGPGHRHHSFPSGHSVTAAVFFGVLIYYARRGEWRLLFLLLALLAGLSRVALGVHWPVDVAAGLAGGLLAAWLGAALARRLSWGMTESSIHLALVTLAAIMAVALALVGRGYPEALWPGRVVVAMALFTALASYLILPVMRYVRTR